GAAGTCCAGGCTGAACCGGTTGAAGAGCCAGAGGTAAAACCGGTGGTGGAGCCTGTGGTCGAGTCAGAAGTAGCCCCCAGCGACGACACCAAAACCGAAGCAACCGAGGCCTGATTGATGAGCCGGCCAAGGGTTCTTTCCGGGGTGCAACCGACCGGGGCACTGCACCTCGGCAATTGGCTGGGTGCCATCCGCAATTGGGTTGACCTGCAGGAGACCCACGACACTTTTGTTTGTGTTGTGGATCTCCACGCCATCACCGTTCCCCACGACCCCAGCCGCCTGGCTGAGGACACCCGTTCCACAGCAGCGCTCTACCTGGCCTGTGGCATGGATCCCAAACGCTGCGTGGTGTTTGTGCAAAGCCAGGTCGCAGCCCACAGCGAACTCTGCTGGCTGCTGAATTGCGTCACGCCACTCAACTGGCTTGAGCGGATGATTCAGTTCAAAGAGAAAGCAGTGAAGCAGGGGGACAACGTCTCCCTGGGCCTGCTGGACTACCCGGTGCTGATGGCCGCCGACATCCTTCTCTACGACGCTGACCTGGTGCCCGTCGGTGAAGATCAGAAGCAGCACCTGGAGCTGGCGCGTGACATCGCGCAACAGCGCATCAATTCCCGCTTCGGTGGCAAGGACACCCCGGTGCTCAAAGTTCCCAAACCGATGATCCTCAAAGAAGGAGCTCGGGTGATGAGCCTGACGGATGGCCGCAGCAAAATGAGCAAGAGCGATCCCAACGAGGGGAGTCGCATCACCCTTCTGGACCCTCCCGAGCTGATCACCAAGAAGATCAAACGCGCCAAAACCGATCCAGAGCGTGGTCTCGAATTCGGCAACCCCGACCGGCCAGAAACCGACAACCTCTTAGGGCTTTACGCGATCCTGAGCGGCAAGGAGCGCGAACAGGCCGCCAATGAGTGCGCCGGGATGGGTTGGGGACAGTTCAAGCCGCTGCTGGCCGAAGCCACCGTGAACGCGCTGGAACCCATCCAGACCCGCTACCGGGAGCTGATGCAGGACCCCACAGAGCTCGATCAGGTGCTGAGCACAGGCCGCGAGAAAGCTGAAACCGTGGCCAACGCCACGCTTGAACGGGTTCGGGACGCCTTGGGCTTCGCCCGACCAGCCTAATCAGCACCAAAGAGACGCATTAGCTGCTCTGATCAATGCGACGGCCATGGGCTTGAGCCATGGCCCCTGAGGCTTGAGGGAGAAAACCTCAGCCGCAGACGCGAGTCTCGCAAGACTCTCACCCTTCTCTCAGTTGCGTATACATAGCGCAGACTGCGCGTCAACCCCACAAGCACCGGCCTCGCGTCCAGGCCTCGTGGGCCAGCACTGTAGCTGTCCACTTTATTGGCCTTTGTGCGTCGTCTTTTTTCTGCGTTCAGCCCAGCCACGCGTTGGAACCGGCCTGTCGTCTGTGCTGCCCTAACCACAGGATTGGTGCTGTCCGCAGGAGCCACACAGCGACCGCAGAAAACGGACACGCCTTTAGACCATGCCGCGCATGTCGAGACCAGCAGCCGCGCCCATCTGGCCACCGGCAACGAGGGCGGGCGTTATGAGCTGACGCCTGAGCGCCGAGCCCTGCTCAACACCATTCGCTTCGCCGAGGGGACCTGGAAGGACGGCGAAGACAAGGGTTATCGAATCATTTATGGCGGCGGGCAGTTTCAAGACCTCTCACGCCATCCCGAGCGGGTGATCGTGAAGCGCTACACCAGCGCCGCTGCTGGTGCCTATCAATTTCTGCCCAAGACGTGGAAAGGAGTGGCTAATGAGCTCAACCTGAGCAGCTTCGAGCCCAGGCACCAGGATCAGGCTGCTCTGCACCTTGTGGAGCGCCGAGGAGCTCTCAAAGAAATTGACCGGCAGGGCCTGACCAAGAACGCCATGGCGAAGCTGGCTCCCGAATGGGCATCCTTTCCCACCTGGAATGGCCGCTCCGCCTACGGGCAACCGGTAAAGAGCCATCAGGAACTGGCGAGCTTCTACAGCAGCAACCTTCGGGAGTTGCGCAATCAACTGGGGGCCTGAGGCGAACGGGACGAACCCAACTTCGCGGCCAAGGCCCACACCTCCGTGACCAAGCCATGCCACGGGTTCATCACCGCCATCGAAACCGCCATGGGCTGCGTTGATGCAGCCACCAGGGAGCGCGTTGCAGCAATTGCCTTCTTGCCGTCCTGCAGCCGCTCCTCCATGTGCTGACGCTCCTCCAGCGGCATCACCTCATCCGGACAGGCCTGCAGAAGCTCCTCCCCGCGCTGAAACCAGTGATCGAAGTCATCGAGAAGTGATGCCAGCAGCTCATCCAACAGCGCGCCAGCTTCCCGATTGGTTGACTCACCCACGTGTTGCCCTCGGGCCTCGCCCATAGGATGGCGGACCTTGAACCTGAACCGGTGAGCAGCGCTGCAGCAACCACCCCAGCCCCTTCAGCACCAGTGGTTCTGCCCAAGACCAGCGAAAGCGATCAACTGCTCAAGATTCGGCATTCCATGAGCCATGTCATGGCCATGGCTGTGCAGCAGTTGTTTCCCAAGGCACGCGTCACTATCGGCCCCTGGACCGAAACCGGTTTCTATTACGACTTCGACAATCCCGATCCCTTCACCGAGGCCGATCTGAAGGCCATCAAGAAAGGGATGATCAAGATCATCAACAAGAAACTGCCCCTGGAGCGGGTCGAGGTGAGCCGCAGCGAGGCCGAGGCAAAAATCAAGGCCCAGAACGAGCCCTACAAGCTCGAGATCCTTGAAGGACTGCAGGAGCCGATCACCCTTTACACCCTTGGCGAGGACTGGTGGGACCTCTGTGCCGGTCCCCATGTGGACCACACCGGCCAACTCAACGCCAAGGCATTCGAGCTGGAAAGCGTGGCAGGCGCCTACTGGCGTGGCGATGAGACCAAAGCGCAGCTGCAACGCATCTACGGCACGGCCTGGGAAACCCCGGAACAGCTGGCGGAGCACAAACATCTGAAGGAAGAAGCTCTCCGCCGCGACCATCGCCGGATCGGCAAAGACCTCGACCTGTTTTCCATCGAGGACGAGGCCGGCGCTGGCCTGGTGTTCTGGCACCCCCGCGGTGCCCGCATGCGCCTCCTAATCGAA
Above is a genomic segment from Synechococcus sp. MU1643 containing:
- the trpS gene encoding tryptophan--tRNA ligase — translated: MSRPRVLSGVQPTGALHLGNWLGAIRNWVDLQETHDTFVCVVDLHAITVPHDPSRLAEDTRSTAALYLACGMDPKRCVVFVQSQVAAHSELCWLLNCVTPLNWLERMIQFKEKAVKQGDNVSLGLLDYPVLMAADILLYDADLVPVGEDQKQHLELARDIAQQRINSRFGGKDTPVLKVPKPMILKEGARVMSLTDGRSKMSKSDPNEGSRITLLDPPELITKKIKRAKTDPERGLEFGNPDRPETDNLLGLYAILSGKEREQAANECAGMGWGQFKPLLAEATVNALEPIQTRYRELMQDPTELDQVLSTGREKAETVANATLERVRDALGFARPA
- a CDS encoding muramidase; amino-acid sequence: MLSAGATQRPQKTDTPLDHAAHVETSSRAHLATGNEGGRYELTPERRALLNTIRFAEGTWKDGEDKGYRIIYGGGQFQDLSRHPERVIVKRYTSAAAGAYQFLPKTWKGVANELNLSSFEPRHQDQAALHLVERRGALKEIDRQGLTKNAMAKLAPEWASFPTWNGRSAYGQPVKSHQELASFYSSNLRELRNQLGA
- a CDS encoding DUF2605 family protein, producing MGEARGQHVGESTNREAGALLDELLASLLDDFDHWFQRGEELLQACPDEVMPLEERQHMEERLQDGKKAIAATRSLVAASTQPMAVSMAVMNPWHGLVTEVWALAAKLGSSRSPQAPS